In the Ferviditalea candida genome, AGCGGCGAAGCTGCGCCGGACTCAGATTAGCGGCCTCCAGCAGGGAAGCATGACTTAACCTGTCGGCCACAATCCGGTCATTTTTTTTCATTAAGGCGGTAATGACCGCCTGATTCGCCGCAAAGCCAGAGATAAACAGCAGCGCGCGCGGATATCCTAACCATTGCGCCAGT is a window encoding:
- a CDS encoding aminotransferase class I/II-fold pyridoxal phosphate-dependent enzyme, with translation HPQIIRAWQQAATRFGVGSGGSGHISGYSVAHRALEEELAQWLGYPRALLFISGFAANQAVITALMKKNDRIVADRLSHASLLEAANLSPAQLRR